One part of the Mya arenaria isolate MELC-2E11 chromosome 3, ASM2691426v1 genome encodes these proteins:
- the LOC128226746 gene encoding zinc finger protein 862-like: MVGKRSGVAARLKQVNPLLLNVHCVCHRLALACTDTNHTLKYISNVELLLRQLWQYFQNSPKRMAAYLKIQTQLKSVRLEGKAVKGVTKRLKKACHTRWLSFEASVKAVHEDYEAVLQTLAHFQESDAIASGLLTKMKKLKFIGVIYILRDILPILGDLSRRFQKGYLSFAAIVPAINMTKDRLHNLVADAKPMESLSRDIESFTDMCAEIKMNQNDAKELHTLFEKYVSALVENIDNRFTDSSPVLEAFNVFDPMLVPDSGVEMRSYGHGQIEVLSNHYFKENPDKSDRLKAEWEGMKYHLRDVIKPSMPDSVKSGKEQTETTTEWCLLQLLKNIAVRQLYPNVIYIAEVIASLPVSNAWPERGASTLKALKTRLRNRLSTSMLESLLHICINAPKPSSLEGQQLVKAAVNAWLENRNRRKLPKQSGSATVTAASATSVIDVEDAGVQTDPYMDVSEDVIRTAVDIALKKLSLDEYDAGDSDSDWSDDEDCCSKNL, from the coding sequence ATGGTTGGCAAACGCTCTGGTGTTGCTGCAAGACTGAAACAGGTCAATCCTCTACTGTTAAATGTACATTGTGTTTGCCACCGTCTTGCCCTTGCATGCACAGATACCAATCATACCTTGAAATACATCAGCAATGTAGAGCTATTGCTTAGGCAGTTATGGCAGTACTTTCAGAACTCGCCAAAAAGAATGGCAGcatatttgaaaattcaaacccAGCTGAAATCTGTACGGCTTGAGGGCAAAGCTGTAAAGGGTGTAACCAAACGCCTGAAAAAAGCATGCCACACACGATGGTTGAGTTTTGAAGCTTCGGTAAAAGCTGTTCATGAAGACTACGAGGCAGTTCTCCAAACGCTTGCGCATTTCCAAGAGAGTGATGCAATAGCCTCAGGTTTGCTGACGAAGATGAAAAAGCTCAAATTTATTGGCGTCATCTACATTCTTAGAGACATTCTTCCCATCCTTGGTGATCTGTCCCGTCGATTCCAAAAGGGATATTTGAGTTTTGCAGCCATTGTACCCGctataaatatgacaaaagatAGGCTACATAATCTCGTTGCTGATGCCAAACCAATGGAAAGTCTTAGTCGGGACATTGAATCATTCACTGACATGTGTGCTGAAatcaaaatgaatcaaaatgaCGCAAAGGAACTGCATACtctatttgaaaaatatgtcagTGCTTTGGTTGAGAACATTGACAACAGGTTTACAGATAGCTCACCAGTCTTGGAAGCATTCAATGTTTTTGATCCAATGCTGGTGCCTGATTCTGGTGTTGAGATGAGGAGTTATGGTCACGGTCAAATTGAAGTGCTGTCTAATCATTACTTCAAGGAAAATCCTGATAAATCAGACAGACTGAAAGCAGAGTGGGaaggaatgaaatatcatttgagAGATGTCATCAAACCTAGCATGCCTGATTCTGTTAAATCAGGCAAAGAACAAACAGAAACTACTACTGAATGGTGTCTTCTACAACTGCTAAAGAATATTGCAGTGAGGCAACTGTATCCCAATGTAATCTACATTGCAGAAGTGATAGCCTCACTCCCAGTTTCTAATGCATGGCCTGAGAGAGGTGCTAGTACACTGAAGGCTTTGAAAACAAGGCTGCGTAACAGACTGAGTACATCCATGTTAGAGTCTTTGCTTCACATTTGCATAAATGCTCCTAAGCCATCATCCCTGGAAGGTCAGCAGCTAGTGAAGGCAGCTGTAAATGCATGGTTAGAGAACAGAAACAGGCGTAAACTTCCAAAACAGTCTGGATCAGCAACAGTCACAGCTGCTAGTGCTACAAGTGTCATAGATGTTGAGGATGCTGGAGTCCAGACAGATCCATATATGGATGTTAGTGAAGATGTCATCAGGACAGCAGTTGACATTGCTTTAAAAAAGCTTAGCCTTGACGAGTATGATGCTGGCGACTCAGATTCAGACTGGTCAGATGACGAAGATTGTTGTTCCAAAAATTTGTGA
- the LOC128226692 gene encoding zinc finger protein 2-like, which produces MSSDIPLDNCVNSCQSYNGLDNSRTPSEKNEVQNDFQPDIVIKTECPDETYTYLFDGSDYKESDSTLNGNEEMKMESEDSMAHTVSLNMDNHWQNNVKANSNELVGSEFNDILKNRVAQNWTCGSNSTTDQSPAQTSSLNKVNPAVKKRKPSAKNDERKSTNIEKKLSVNVKKKRIRNRNKLSDPEKVSKRAEYQKMNEDVVKRFAKRTFIQSNGVETTEVDRKGSDEPTNNGQGKINLQDITYECSECDYVGGRHNFLEHCKRSHCKDIEEYKMFKCETCSKSFVLKKDLTKHIRVHHSVVVNCEVCGKSFNNAYYLTKHSEIHKEIRNEHECKVCHKIFLHQSALVTHIRRRHPDQKDNLIRFRSSLNYKDQTPIVCDCCGKEFDDRDKFSRHVYNHSKQRPVPKLFPCTECSKSFICPALLNRHLKTHLGTKDFQCVYCGRGYYSKESLDRHILTHTCEPEFQCSLCGEQFYERSVITRHITGKHKCVRADVKKHFVKLERQPKTTLM; this is translated from the exons atgagCTCAGACATACCTTTAGACAACTGTGTTAACAGTTGTCAGTCTTACAACGGATTGGATAATTCAAGGACGCCtagtgaaaaaaatgaagttcaAAATGATTTCCAACCAGACATTGTTATTAAGACCGAATGTCCAGATGAAACTTACACCTATCTATTTGATGGTTCAGACTATAAAGAAAGTGATTCAACACTTAATGGAAATGAAGAAATGAAGATGGAAAGTGAAGATAGCATGGCACATACTGTATCTTTAAATATGGACAATCATTGGCAAAATAATGTCAAGGCAAACTCAAATGAACTTGTTGGTTCCGAGTTCAATGATATACTTAAAAATAGAGTGGCACAGAATTGGACATGTGGTTCTAATTCAACAACCGACCAGAGTCCAGCACAGACTAGCTCACTCAATAAGGTGAATCCTGCTGTGAAAAAAAGGAAACCATCTGCTAAGAATGATGAAAGAAAGTCTACTAACATTGAAAAGAAACTATCTGtcaatgtaaagaaaaaaagaatacgGAATAGAAATAAACTCTCTGATCCTGAGAAGGTTTCTAAACGTGCAGAATATCAGAAAATGAATGAAGATGTAGTCAAAAGGTTTGCTAAACGGACTTTCATTCAAAGCAATGGTGTAGAAACAACAGAGGTTGACAGAAAGGGCAGTGATGAACCAACAAATAATGGACAAGGGAAAATCAATTTACAAGACATTACTTATGAGTGCAGTGAGTGTGATTATGTAGGTGGAAGACATAACTTCCTAGAGCACTGTAAAAGATCACATTGTAAAGACATAGAAGagtacaaaatgtttaaatgcgAGACCTGctcaaaatcatttgttttgaaaaaagatttAACCAAGCACATTAGAGTTCACCATTCAGTTGTTGTAAACTGTGAAGTGTGTGGAAAATCATTCAATAATGCCTACTATCTAACGAAGCATTCCGAAATACACAAGGAAATTAGGAATGAGCATGAGTGTAAGGTGTGTCATAAGATCTTCCTACACCAGTCTGCCCTAGTTACACACATAAGGAGGCGGCATCCAGATCAGAAAGACAACCTGATCCGTTTCCGGTCATCGTTAAACTACAAAGATCAGACACCCATCGTATGTGACTGTTGCG GGAAAGAGTTTGACGACAGAGACAAATTCTCGCGACATGTGTATAACCATTCCAAACAAAGACCAGTTCCTAAGTTGTTTCCATGCACAGAATGCTCCAAATCATTCATTTGTCCAGCTCTGTTGAATAGACACCTGAAAACCCATCTAGGAACGAAGGACTTTCAATGTGTATACTGTGGCAGAG gaTATTATTCGAAGGAATCACTGGATCGTCACATTCTTACCCATACATGTGAACCTGAATTTCAATGTTCTCTTTGTGGTGAACAGTTCTACGAGAGGAGTGTTATTACAAGACATATAACCGGAAAACACAAGTGTGTACGAGCTGATGTGAAGAAACATTTTGTTAAGCTTGAGCGGCAGCCGAAGACAACCCTGATGTAA